A region of Scylla paramamosain isolate STU-SP2022 chromosome 25, ASM3559412v1, whole genome shotgun sequence DNA encodes the following proteins:
- the LOC135113010 gene encoding NBAS subunit of NRZ tethering complex-like, whose product MNWMQPLVEVSLGEEQYPVDPQQETNTDFQKQGCHAFYADLFQEPHISGLGISYQSYAPPSLSSPALEFSLTLLRIALLEETFSLGATGKANKTVLVEAARGVLKEDLAMGLLLLLSLREVEEARAVLAALPRTDVSLQVTQYYAALQLYTRLHPWTQPGIAPAFLHPPQDVIAAVAAAVDSGATTRLGQETEPLVELFRATQGLVEDYMQGQALRRLGAGVDMARFLADAGYKEDTVLGLALTLEAEVLELAVALAKKYQVSLWEVNMAHLQHLFSSGLETEEVRQRVAEQDLVTTLSERPDDFTTRMEETVLPAIDGKDLDRLLLYYTLLESSTQGASEQQAASHVRLLKKLKGAANGLDYKLLLQPDSDPLETLRPVLTAGNVGVLAKAVQGVPGRGGAGLEPSTVYCAWAQKHFFDLPKEHKLKTVSDWVHRYEACGEYLQKMTAQDALKFLRQLVLSETGASKVPLEARAEMTRRALKFCRQQQSKQKFTEDEEGWMLQQSDDPRLRDYARRFAQTGGDEKELQCVACAVLLEGGELGLLQEVLAVFPEQAATTPEDIMVQTLKQLLAQWRTGAHQMSLPEGRSQVSVLDHLLLQVHTYLEEGGELLAEEEVLEEVRELCGDEEVALEARVEVLTVAEKHLSLSEEDLQLVRVMRTGGVVAGAWPGEVVAPEQLASSEARAALLTSLAASTSSPAQAKALVHLLNLWPPFDAQEYNSMTTNPWLTVLNKVVEVTQDDPAGLQVVWEAAQQAHSLGQLSGECLAELVGTLQGLGRGGLRCCCKVALLSPDPEVHRAVVEGITALEEVTEADYDGELLNKIVSQGLVTPLVSTPLYGPLVTHLVESADPDAVEQAVEQLSEAGHPREAASLACRTTSLPRTLLTAAAALKTYRRWL is encoded by the exons ATGAA CTGGATGCAGCCGCTGGTGGAGGTGTCCTTGGGGGAGGAGCAGTACCCCGTGGACCCCCAGCAGGAGACCAACACAGACTTTCAGAAGCAGGGATGCCATGCCTTCTACGCCGACCTCTTCCAGGAGCCTCACATCAGTGGCCTGG GCATCAGCTACCAGAGTTACGCGCCGCCCAGCCTCAGCAGTCCGGCCCTGGAGTTCTCGCTGACTCTCCTCCGCATTGCCCTTCTGGAGGAAACCTTCTCTTTGGGGGCTACTGGCAAAGCCAACAAGACAG TGTTGGTGGAGGCAGCCCGTGGTGTGCTGAAGGAGGACCTTGCCATGggtctgctgttgctgctgtcactgcgggaggtggaggaggcgagggCGGTGCTGGCGGCTCTCCCTCGCACTGATGTGTCcctgcag GTGACCCAGTACTACGCCGCCCTGCAGCTGTACACCCGCCTGCACCCATGGACACAGCCTGGCATCGCCCCAGCCTTCCTGCACCCCCCTCAGGACGTCATTGCAGCGGTGGCGGCAGCAGTTGACTCAGGTGCAACAACTAGACTGGGCCAGGAAACAGAGCCCTTAGTGGAGTTGTTCAGGGCCACCCAAGGCCTGGTGGAGGACTACATGCAGGGCCAGGCCTTGCGGCGCCTCGGGGCCGGTGTGGACATGGCCCGCTTCCTTGCAGACGCTGGGTACAAGGAAGATACAGTGCTTGGCCTGGCCCTGACACTGGAGGCAGAGGTGCTGGAGCTGGCCGTAGCACTGGCCAAGAAGTACCAGGTGTCTCTGTGGGAGGTGAACATGGCTCACCTCCAGCACCTCTTCTCCTCCGGCCTGGAAACAGAGGAGGTGAGGCAAAGGGTGGCCGAGCAGGACCTAGTGACCACCCTCTCGGAACGGCCCGATGACTTCACTACACGAATGGAAGAGACTGTCCTGCCAGCCATTGATGGGAAGGACCTGGACAGACTGCTGTTGTACTACACCCTGCTGGAGTCCTCAACACAGGGCGCCTCAGAGCAGCAGGCAGCATCACACGTCAGACTCCTGAAGAAGCTAAAGGGGGCTGCAAATGGCCTGGACTACAAGTTACTGTTACAGCCAGACTCTGACCCGTTGGAAACACTGCGGCCGGTGCTGACAGCCGGAAATGTGGGGGTGCTGGCCAAGGCAGTGCAGGGGGtgccggggcggggcggtgcGGGGCTGGAGCCAAGCACTGTGTATTGTGCCTGGGCACAGAAACACTTCTTTGATCTGCCCAAGGAACACAAGCTGAAGACTGTGAGTGACTGGGTGCACAG GTATGAGGCGTGTGGGGAGTACCTGCAAAAGATGACAGCCCAGGATGCCCTTAAGTTCCTGCGGCAGCTTGTCCTCTCAGAAACTGGTGCCTCAAAGGTTCCTCTGGAGGCAAGAGCTGAGATGACAAGGAGGGCACTTAAGTTTTGTCGACAGCAGCAGAGTAAacagaag TTTACTGAGGATGAGGAAGGCTGGATG CTGCAGCAGAGTGACGACCCACGCCTCAGGGACTATGCCAGGAGG TTCGCTCAGacaggaggagatgagaaagagcTGCAGTGTGTGGCTTGTGCGGTGTTGCTGGAGGGCGGGGAGCTGGGCCTGTTGCAGGAGGTGCTGGCAGTGTTCCCTGAGCAGGCAGCCACCACCCCTGAAGACATCATGGTGCAGACCTTGAAGCAGCTCCTGGCCCAGTGGAGGACAGGGGCCCACCAG ATGAGCTTACCTGAAGGGAGGAGCCAGGTGAGTGTGCTGGACCACCTCCTTCTACAGGTGCACACTTACCTGGAGGAGGGCGGGGAGCTgctggcagaggaggaggtgctggaggaggTGCGGGAGCTGTGTGGGGACGAGGAGGTGGCTCTGGAGGCGCGGGTGGAGGTGCTGACAGTGGCTGAGAAG cACCTATCCCTGAGTGAGGAGGACCTGCAGctggtgagggtgatgaggaCAGGAGGTGTGGTGGCTGGGGCCTGGCCAGGGGAAGTGGTGGCACCTGAACAGCTGGCTTCAAGTGAGGCTCGGGCTGCCCTCCTGACATCCCTcgctgcctccacctcctctccagcTCAGGCAAAGGCTCTTGTGCACCTCCTCAATCTGTGGCCGCCCTTTGATGCACAG GAATACAACAGCATGACGACCAATCCATGGCTGACAGTGCTCAacaaggtggtggaggtgacccAGGATGACCCAGCTGGCCTGCAGGTGGTGTGGGAGGCGGCACAGCAGGCTCATAGTCTTGGCCAG CTGTCGGGGGAGTGCCTGGCAGAGCTGGTGGGGACACTGCAGGGGCTGGGGCGGGGCGGCCTGCGGTGCTGCTGCAAGGTGGCGCTGCTGTCCCCTGACCCTGAGGTGCACCGAGCCGTGGTGGAAGGCATCACTGCactggaggag GTGACAGAGGCAGACTATGATGGGGAGCTTCTGAACAAGATCGTGTCCCAAGGGTTGGTGACCCCCCTGGTTTCCACGCCCCTGTATGGACCCCTTGTGACGcacctg GTGGAGAGTGCAGACCCAGATGCAGTGGAGCAGGCAGTGGAGCAGCTGAGTGAGGCAGGACACCCACGGGAGGCAGCAAGCTTAGCCTGCCGCACCACCTCCCTGCCTAGGACACTGTTgacggctgctgctgctctcaaGACATACAGAAGATGGCtctga